A single region of the Kocuria rosea genome encodes:
- the catC gene encoding muconolactone Delta-isomerase — MKYLVHMDIDLPTDMPAEEAAEIKATEKAYSQELQRSGKWPEIWRVVGEYANYSVFDVDSHDELHDILQNLPLFPYMDITVVPLAKHPSDVK; from the coding sequence GTGAAGTACCTGGTCCACATGGACATCGACCTCCCCACCGACATGCCCGCCGAGGAGGCCGCGGAGATCAAGGCCACCGAGAAGGCCTACTCGCAGGAGCTGCAGCGCTCCGGGAAGTGGCCCGAGATCTGGCGCGTGGTGGGCGAGTACGCCAACTACTCGGTCTTCGACGTCGACTCCCACGACGAGCTGCACGACATCCTGCAGAACCTCCCGCTGTTCCCCTACATGGACATCACCGTGGTGCCCCTGGCCAAGCACCCCTCCGACGTGAAGTAG
- the benB gene encoding benzoate 1,2-dioxygenase small subunit, with protein sequence MTNLLNPLAALKTAEEIATLETVRAFLYKEARLLDDRQFDEWLECYHPDSEFWMPSWDDDDRLTEDPQNEISLIYYDNRGGIEDRVFRIKTDRSSATSLPDPRTGHNITDVEVLEHDGDRVQVRFNWFTLYFRYNTTDTYFGTSFYTIDLSGDEPLILKKKVVLKNDYIHHVVDVYMI encoded by the coding sequence ATGACCAACCTGCTGAACCCCCTGGCGGCGCTGAAGACCGCCGAGGAGATCGCGACCCTCGAGACCGTGCGCGCGTTCCTCTACAAGGAGGCACGCCTGCTGGACGACCGGCAGTTCGACGAGTGGCTCGAGTGCTACCACCCGGACTCCGAGTTCTGGATGCCGTCCTGGGACGACGACGACCGGCTGACCGAGGACCCCCAGAACGAGATCTCCCTGATCTACTACGACAACCGCGGCGGCATCGAGGACCGCGTGTTCCGCATCAAGACGGACCGCTCCTCCGCCACGTCCCTGCCGGACCCCCGCACCGGGCACAACATCACCGACGTGGAGGTCCTCGAGCACGACGGCGACCGGGTGCAGGTCCGCTTCAACTGGTTCACGCTGTACTTCCGCTACAACACGACGGACACGTACTTCGGCACCAGCTTCTACACGATCGACCTCTCGGGCGACGAGCCGCTGATCCTGAAGAAGAAGGTCGTCCTGAAGAACGACTACATCCACCACGTCGTGGACGTCTACATGATCTGA
- a CDS encoding LysR substrate-binding domain-containing protein, translating into MEIRQLNYFIAVAEERHFGRAAKRLHMAQPPLSQQIRQLEEQLGVRLLDRTTRRVDLTAAGQVLLDRGRRIINEIEALKADVYQVGQGATGVLRVGFSGSATYGVMPRVVRWAKETMPGLSLALHGEMLTPAMEEGLREHTLDAALLRPPVASADVEYRVVAREPLVVALPSFSALAVDLPVAVHELQDQEFITYPPDSVLYRTAADLCRQAGFQPRIAQVAGETSTLLSFVAAGGGVAVVPAGVRAFQLEGVVYRDIEHSPQIELAVAWRREDRSALLHNFIDLVVDVQAAPGSPGGTPVPPAQERPARP; encoded by the coding sequence ATGGAGATCCGGCAGCTCAACTACTTCATCGCCGTGGCCGAGGAGCGCCACTTCGGCCGCGCCGCCAAGCGCCTGCACATGGCCCAGCCGCCGCTGTCCCAGCAGATCCGCCAGCTCGAGGAGCAGCTCGGCGTGCGGCTGCTGGACCGGACCACCCGGCGGGTGGACCTCACCGCCGCCGGCCAGGTGCTCCTGGACCGGGGGCGGCGGATCATCAACGAGATCGAGGCCCTCAAGGCCGACGTCTACCAGGTGGGGCAGGGGGCCACAGGCGTGCTGCGGGTCGGCTTCTCCGGCTCGGCCACCTACGGGGTGATGCCGCGGGTCGTGCGCTGGGCGAAGGAGACGATGCCCGGGCTGTCCCTGGCGCTGCACGGCGAGATGCTGACCCCCGCCATGGAGGAGGGGCTGCGGGAGCACACCCTCGACGCCGCCCTCCTGCGCCCGCCCGTGGCCTCTGCGGACGTCGAGTACCGGGTGGTCGCCCGCGAGCCGCTCGTGGTGGCGCTGCCCTCCTTCAGCGCCCTCGCCGTGGACCTGCCCGTGGCCGTGCACGAGCTGCAGGACCAGGAGTTCATCACCTACCCGCCCGACTCCGTGCTCTACCGCACCGCCGCGGACCTCTGCCGCCAGGCCGGCTTCCAGCCCCGGATCGCCCAGGTGGCGGGGGAGACGTCCACGCTGCTGTCCTTCGTGGCCGCCGGCGGCGGGGTGGCCGTGGTGCCCGCCGGGGTGCGCGCCTTCCAGCTCGAGGGCGTCGTCTACCGCGACATCGAGCACTCGCCGCAGATCGAGCTCGCCGTCGCGTGGCGGCGCGAGGACCGCTCCGCGCTCCTGCACAACTTCATCGACCTCGTCGTCGACGTCCAGGCCGCCCCCGGGTCCCCCGGCGGCACGCCCGTCCCGCCCGCCCAGGAAAGGCCCGCCCGCCCATGA
- a CDS encoding 1,6-dihydroxycyclohexa-2,4-diene-1-carboxylate dehydrogenase: MGAPYAGQFLTPGRFAGRVAVVTGAAQGIGQKVAERIGAEGGAVVLVDRAELVHDVAQGIVRAAEASGSGGAATSVTADLETWAGAQQAVEAALAAHGRVDVLVNNVGGTIWARPYEEYDEEKIEKEIRRSLFPTLWSCRAVLPAMLEQGSGTIVNVSSVATRGMHRVPYAAAKGGVNALTQSLAMEVAGRGIRVVATAPGGTEAPPRRVKRGPEAESAQERSWYQVIVDQTVDSSFVKRYGTLDEQAAPIVFLASDEASYVTGSVLPVAGGDLG; the protein is encoded by the coding sequence ATGGGCGCACCGTACGCGGGGCAGTTCCTCACCCCGGGCCGCTTCGCCGGCAGGGTGGCGGTCGTGACCGGCGCCGCGCAGGGCATCGGGCAGAAGGTGGCCGAGCGGATCGGCGCCGAGGGCGGCGCCGTCGTCCTCGTGGACCGCGCCGAGCTGGTGCACGACGTGGCGCAGGGCATCGTCCGCGCCGCCGAGGCCTCGGGCTCGGGCGGTGCCGCCACGTCCGTGACCGCCGACCTCGAGACCTGGGCCGGGGCCCAGCAGGCCGTCGAGGCCGCGCTCGCGGCCCACGGCCGGGTGGACGTGCTCGTCAACAACGTGGGCGGCACCATCTGGGCCCGCCCCTACGAGGAGTACGACGAGGAGAAGATCGAGAAGGAGATCCGCCGCTCGCTCTTCCCCACCCTGTGGTCCTGCCGCGCGGTGCTCCCGGCCATGCTCGAGCAGGGCTCGGGCACGATCGTCAACGTCTCCTCGGTGGCCACCCGCGGCATGCACCGGGTGCCCTACGCCGCGGCGAAGGGCGGGGTGAACGCGCTGACCCAGTCCCTGGCCATGGAGGTCGCCGGCCGCGGGATCCGCGTGGTCGCCACCGCCCCCGGCGGCACGGAGGCCCCGCCCCGCAGGGTCAAGCGCGGCCCCGAGGCCGAGAGCGCCCAGGAGCGGTCCTGGTACCAGGTGATCGTCGACCAGACCGTGGACTCCTCGTTCGTGAAGCGCTACGGCACGCTCGACGAGCAGGCCGCGCCCATCGTGTTCCTCGCCTCCGACGAGGCCTCCTACGTCACCGGCAGCGTCCTGCCGGTCGCCGGCGGGGACCTCGGCTGA
- a CDS encoding long-chain-fatty-acid--CoA ligase has product MPVDTVREFLRARPWTASYDPGVPADLDLPETSLVHMLERSVARHGASTALEFFGATTSYAALGRQVDRAAEGLRRLGVGRGDRVAIVLPNCPQHVVAFYAVLRLGAVVVEHNPLYTAPELRHQFEDHGARVAIVWDRAAERVRSLPADLRVDAVVSVDITAAMPRPKRLALRLPLPGARASRAQLTGPAPGTIPWRELLASAPIAAEHPRPAAHDLALLQYTSGTTGLPKGAMLTHRNLESNALMGRHWLGSGEREVVHGVLPLFHAFGLTLGVTFAMSLGARLVLFPTVRADLILGAMKRARPTVLPAVPPVYQKLLDAAPEQGVDLRGIPVAVSGAMSLPVPLVEQWERATGGILIEGYGLTECSPLVACNPLNDSRRAGSIGIPFPSTDIRLVDPDTLEDVPPEHPGELWVRGPQVFQGYWKRPDETARTLTDDGWLRTGDIVTVDEDGFLQVVDRLKEVVITGGFNVAPSEVEDTLRRHRAVADAAVVGLADPSGSEVVVAAVTLVPGAELDEAALREHCWAGLARYKVPRRIVAVEELPRTMLGKIQRREVREQLRRTGVRP; this is encoded by the coding sequence ATGCCTGTCGACACCGTCCGCGAGTTCCTGCGTGCCCGCCCCTGGACCGCCAGCTACGACCCGGGCGTCCCCGCGGACCTGGACCTGCCGGAGACGTCCCTGGTGCACATGCTCGAGCGCTCCGTCGCCCGCCACGGCGCGAGCACCGCGCTCGAGTTCTTCGGGGCCACGACCTCCTACGCCGCCCTGGGCCGGCAGGTCGACCGCGCGGCCGAGGGCCTGCGCCGGCTGGGCGTGGGCCGCGGCGACCGGGTCGCGATCGTCCTGCCCAACTGCCCGCAGCACGTCGTGGCGTTCTACGCGGTGCTGCGCCTGGGGGCCGTCGTCGTCGAGCACAACCCGCTCTACACGGCCCCGGAGCTGCGCCACCAGTTCGAGGACCACGGGGCGCGCGTGGCGATCGTCTGGGACCGGGCGGCCGAGCGGGTGCGCTCCCTGCCCGCGGACCTGCGGGTCGACGCGGTCGTGTCCGTGGACATCACCGCCGCGATGCCGCGGCCGAAGCGGCTGGCCCTGCGCCTGCCGCTGCCGGGCGCACGCGCCTCCCGCGCGCAGCTCACCGGCCCCGCCCCGGGCACGATCCCCTGGCGGGAGCTGCTGGCCTCCGCCCCGATCGCCGCGGAGCACCCGCGGCCCGCCGCGCACGACCTCGCGCTGCTGCAGTACACCTCCGGCACCACCGGGCTGCCCAAGGGGGCGATGCTCACGCACCGCAACCTCGAGTCCAACGCCCTCATGGGCCGGCACTGGCTCGGCTCCGGCGAGCGCGAGGTGGTGCACGGCGTGCTGCCGCTCTTCCACGCCTTCGGCCTGACCCTGGGCGTGACGTTCGCGATGTCCCTCGGCGCGCGGCTCGTGCTCTTCCCGACCGTGCGCGCGGACCTGATCCTCGGGGCGATGAAGCGCGCCCGCCCCACGGTGCTGCCCGCGGTGCCGCCGGTGTACCAGAAGCTCCTCGACGCCGCACCGGAGCAGGGCGTGGACCTGCGCGGCATCCCGGTGGCCGTCTCCGGGGCCATGAGCCTGCCGGTCCCGCTCGTGGAGCAGTGGGAGCGGGCCACCGGGGGGATCCTGATCGAGGGCTACGGGCTGACCGAGTGCTCCCCGCTGGTGGCCTGCAACCCGCTCAACGACTCCCGCCGGGCGGGCTCCATCGGGATCCCGTTCCCGTCCACCGACATCCGGCTCGTCGACCCGGACACCCTCGAGGACGTCCCCCCGGAACACCCCGGGGAGCTCTGGGTGCGGGGCCCGCAGGTCTTCCAGGGGTACTGGAAGCGCCCCGACGAGACCGCCCGGACGCTCACGGACGACGGGTGGCTGCGCACCGGCGACATCGTCACCGTCGACGAGGACGGGTTCCTGCAGGTGGTCGACCGGCTCAAGGAGGTCGTGATCACCGGAGGGTTCAACGTGGCCCCCAGCGAGGTCGAGGACACGCTGCGCCGGCACCGCGCCGTGGCGGACGCCGCGGTGGTGGGGCTCGCCGACCCCAGCGGCAGCGAGGTGGTCGTCGCCGCCGTGACCCTCGTGCCGGGCGCCGAGCTCGACGAGGCGGCCCTGCGCGAGCACTGCTGGGCGGGCCTGGCCCGCTACAAGGTCCCCCGGCGGATCGTGGCCGTGGAGGAGCTCCCGCGCACGATGCTCGGCAAGATCCAGCGCCGGGAGGTCCGCGAGCAGCTGCGGCGCACGGGCGTGCGGCCCTGA
- the benC gene encoding benzoate 1,2-dioxygenase electron transfer component BenC, which produces MGHQVALSFEDGVTKVVKVGDYETVLDAAYKARINIPADCRDGACGTCKAFCDSGSFDPGDFIDDAMTEEELEKGYLLTCQAVPESDMAIQIPATAESAKTSAATYTSTLQELDKHSETTISFTLDVEKREDLAFLPGQYVNIKVPGTDAERSYSFSSGPEVEGAAFMVRITPQGAMSEYLRDRAQVGDTVEFSGPYGSFFLREPKRPLLLLAGGTGLAPLLSILEKLAENPPSTPVHLIYGVTREADIVGLDRLRAYEAKLPDFTWDHIASEEGTSAPHTGYVTQIIEPAHLNDGDVDIYLCGPPPMVNAVSAWLDREGIEPANFYFERFAPKETTGGDAETGAPPSPETIAAEGDTMTRSEALSSLETGRLEFRKEDSFAHLDARMGLELAVTELVMGRLTEEQLEQFRRLAEATTRSVGAGTVQDPEEYVRTNEEYHEYLFMVCDNPTLLESYRRLDVREQMAATFERGTEIFARVAQDHLDVVEAFERNDKERAREVIMAHARDAKQTMSTAIDAKEAGR; this is translated from the coding sequence ATGGGCCACCAGGTAGCCCTCAGCTTCGAGGACGGCGTCACGAAGGTCGTCAAGGTCGGCGACTACGAGACCGTCCTCGACGCCGCCTACAAGGCGCGCATCAACATCCCCGCGGACTGCCGGGACGGCGCCTGCGGCACCTGCAAGGCCTTCTGCGACTCCGGCTCCTTCGACCCCGGGGACTTCATCGACGACGCCATGACCGAGGAGGAGCTCGAGAAGGGCTACCTGCTGACCTGCCAGGCCGTCCCCGAGTCCGACATGGCCATCCAGATCCCGGCGACCGCCGAGTCCGCGAAGACCTCCGCGGCCACGTACACCTCCACGCTCCAGGAGCTGGACAAGCACTCCGAGACGACGATCTCCTTCACCCTCGACGTCGAGAAGCGGGAGGACCTGGCGTTCCTGCCCGGCCAGTACGTCAACATCAAGGTGCCCGGCACCGACGCCGAGCGCTCCTACTCCTTCAGCAGCGGCCCCGAGGTGGAGGGCGCGGCCTTCATGGTCCGCATCACCCCGCAGGGCGCGATGTCCGAGTACCTGCGCGACCGCGCCCAGGTCGGCGACACCGTCGAGTTCAGCGGCCCCTACGGCTCGTTCTTCCTGCGCGAGCCCAAGCGCCCCCTGCTGCTGCTCGCCGGGGGCACCGGCCTGGCCCCGCTCCTGTCGATCCTGGAGAAGCTCGCCGAGAACCCGCCCAGCACCCCCGTGCACCTGATCTACGGCGTGACCCGCGAGGCCGACATCGTGGGCCTGGACCGGCTCCGCGCCTACGAGGCGAAGCTGCCGGACTTCACCTGGGACCACATCGCCTCGGAGGAGGGCACCTCCGCCCCCCACACCGGCTACGTCACCCAGATCATCGAGCCGGCCCACCTCAACGACGGCGACGTCGACATCTACCTGTGCGGCCCGCCCCCCATGGTCAACGCCGTCTCCGCGTGGCTGGACCGCGAGGGGATCGAGCCCGCCAACTTCTACTTCGAGCGCTTCGCGCCGAAGGAGACCACCGGCGGCGACGCCGAGACCGGCGCGCCGCCCTCCCCCGAGACGATCGCCGCCGAGGGGGACACCATGACCCGCTCCGAGGCGCTCTCCTCGCTGGAGACCGGCCGGCTGGAGTTCCGCAAGGAGGACAGCTTCGCCCACCTCGACGCCCGCATGGGCCTCGAGCTCGCCGTCACCGAGCTCGTGATGGGCCGGCTGACCGAGGAGCAGCTGGAGCAGTTCCGGCGCCTCGCCGAGGCCACCACGCGCTCCGTGGGCGCGGGCACCGTGCAGGACCCCGAGGAGTACGTGCGGACCAACGAGGAGTACCACGAGTACCTCTTCATGGTCTGCGACAACCCCACGCTGCTGGAGTCCTACCGCCGGCTCGACGTGCGCGAGCAGATGGCCGCGACCTTCGAGCGGGGCACGGAGATCTTCGCCCGGGTCGCCCAGGACCACCTGGACGTCGTCGAGGCCTTCGAGCGCAACGACAAGGAGCGCGCCCGCGAGGTCATCATGGCCCACGCCCGCGACGCCAAGCAGACCATGTCCACGGCGATCGACGCCAAGGAGGCCGGCCGCTGA
- a CDS encoding mandelate racemase/muconate lactonizing enzyme family protein has translation MKIATVEAIPYSIPYVHPLHFASGAVHEADHVLVRITTDDGIVGTADTPPRPYTYGETQKSIVAVVEDLFAPQLVGLDVLDREKVQAVLARTVHNQTAKGAVDIALWDVIGQFLGQPVTRLLGGFTDSMRVSHMLGFKPAQELLDLALRFRETYGITTFKLKTGRHPIGLDVEAAAVLREGLGEDAELYMDANRGWSANEAMEVLRRTADLGLQFLEEPDDAREVLGRRRLVERSTIPIAADESAPNLGEAAKEILTGGANLLAVKTARSGFTEAAKIVGMAEGMGVDVYVGNQIDTQVGTIASVVFGAALAHTSKRAGELSNFLDMSDDLLAEPVVIADGRIRVPDVPGVGTAVDEDKLTRYRTDR, from the coding sequence ATGAAGATCGCGACCGTCGAGGCGATCCCCTACTCGATCCCCTACGTCCACCCGCTGCACTTCGCCTCGGGCGCCGTCCACGAGGCGGACCACGTGCTGGTGCGGATCACCACCGACGACGGGATCGTGGGCACCGCCGACACCCCGCCGCGGCCCTACACCTACGGCGAGACCCAGAAGTCCATCGTGGCCGTCGTCGAGGACCTCTTCGCCCCGCAGCTGGTGGGCCTGGACGTCCTCGACCGCGAGAAGGTCCAGGCCGTGCTGGCCCGCACCGTCCACAACCAGACCGCCAAGGGCGCCGTGGACATCGCCCTGTGGGACGTCATCGGCCAGTTCCTCGGGCAGCCGGTGACCAGACTGCTGGGCGGGTTCACCGACTCCATGCGGGTCTCCCACATGCTGGGCTTCAAGCCGGCCCAGGAGCTGCTGGACCTCGCCCTTCGGTTCCGCGAGACCTACGGCATCACCACGTTCAAGCTCAAGACCGGCCGGCACCCGATCGGCCTCGACGTCGAGGCCGCGGCCGTGCTGCGCGAGGGCCTGGGCGAGGACGCCGAGCTCTACATGGACGCCAACCGCGGCTGGTCCGCCAACGAGGCCATGGAGGTGCTGCGCCGCACGGCCGACCTGGGCCTGCAGTTCCTCGAGGAGCCCGACGACGCCCGCGAGGTGCTCGGCCGCCGCCGCCTGGTGGAGCGCTCGACGATCCCCATCGCCGCCGACGAGTCCGCCCCGAACCTGGGGGAGGCCGCAAAGGAGATCCTCACCGGCGGGGCGAACCTGCTGGCGGTGAAGACCGCCCGCTCCGGCTTCACCGAGGCCGCGAAGATCGTGGGCATGGCCGAGGGCATGGGGGTGGACGTCTACGTGGGCAACCAGATCGACACCCAGGTCGGCACGATCGCCTCCGTGGTCTTCGGCGCGGCCCTGGCCCACACCTCGAAGCGGGCCGGGGAGCTGTCCAACTTCCTGGACATGTCCGACGACCTCCTCGCCGAGCCCGTGGTCATCGCCGACGGCCGGATCCGCGTGCCGGACGTGCCCGGGGTGGGCACCGCCGTGGACGAGGACAAGCTCACCCGCTACCGCACCGACCGGTAG
- a CDS encoding AAA family ATPase — translation MTAGLQHGEPGEELPLVGRAAALEELLEVLRTVRKGHVRTVVLEGPLGSGKTALLELFLDHCRSAARGVRVLSATGDEWESQLALAGYSQLMLATPLRSSRGFDGEPAPPSAPVAELSPAQAVNYAATLSTHLESLQTRGSVVVTVDDAHRLDDQTLRILVFVMRRLHGKRVMFVLTLDPAQAWHVPAGVLDFLTGHQVQRLPLEPLGAEEVRAAARQFFGLDLGATAAHRLVRHTGGLPQQVLELLRELPEDTWHSWFADLPASSRVRARVHSVLTGASPGLIRTAEAVSVLGRSAGLSEVAHVSGVDALMDALDEGHRAGLLDLSVDQARSVVQFFEPGAAEAVYGLIVPSRRIALHRRSATVVQEEGERLGHRVSATPGPDEPLAVELEAFAARQATVGAWQDVATALFSASRLSADTRARNDRLLRAVDALVGSGNIAQAGMWAAAVDAMPSSPLRSSVLGYLSTVSGQNRSAQTQLEMAWRTSNRQRDPAAAAQIAQRFVLHGVASWDGPVITRWAETAMSLTAPGTPAHIESEAIYGLGLFAQGRLREAEASYERAFEHAAENAQKQRVQMGAGWLALRADDVETALVNFQAAAPTEYRGGSLRISLWAEAWLARTQLVLGDWDAAAATVSRASVRLETSQMPLIRPLLYWTAAELWSMRGDWDRARHYVSQAAVQPGTYRAMQVPASLARARFHEARADYESALGVLQPLTDLDPWTDERVSFWPWQDTYVNALVMTDRLEDADAFLTVFERVRRERRIPSDDARISWARGRILAAQGDPDTAREHFEAALGHLRGLNRPYLRARISFAFGQSMRRAGKRRLASTVLRTARDLYDSLGAATYVERCDRELKATGLDVGNLPDPSDPVLAAVGRTAVQLTAQEQAVAELVSGGATNKETARALFLAEKTVQYHLTRIYGKLGIRSRSELAARYRSTD, via the coding sequence ATGACGGCGGGCCTGCAGCACGGAGAACCCGGCGAGGAGCTCCCGCTGGTCGGGCGGGCGGCCGCGCTCGAGGAGCTCCTCGAGGTCCTGCGGACCGTGCGCAAGGGCCACGTCCGCACCGTGGTGCTCGAGGGTCCGCTGGGCTCGGGCAAGACGGCCCTGCTCGAGCTGTTCCTCGACCACTGCCGCTCCGCCGCGCGCGGCGTCCGCGTGCTCAGCGCCACCGGCGACGAGTGGGAGTCCCAGCTCGCCCTGGCCGGGTACAGCCAGCTCATGCTCGCCACGCCCCTGCGCTCCTCCCGGGGCTTCGACGGCGAGCCCGCGCCGCCCTCGGCCCCGGTCGCGGAGCTGAGCCCCGCGCAGGCCGTGAACTACGCCGCCACCCTGAGCACCCACCTCGAGAGCCTGCAGACCCGCGGCAGCGTGGTGGTCACCGTCGACGACGCCCACCGGCTGGACGATCAGACCCTGCGGATCCTGGTGTTCGTGATGCGCCGGCTGCACGGCAAGCGCGTCATGTTCGTGCTGACCCTCGACCCGGCGCAGGCGTGGCACGTCCCGGCAGGGGTGCTCGACTTCCTCACCGGCCACCAGGTCCAGCGCCTCCCCCTCGAGCCCCTCGGGGCGGAGGAGGTCCGGGCCGCGGCCCGGCAGTTCTTCGGCCTCGACCTCGGCGCGACCGCCGCGCACCGGCTCGTCCGGCACACCGGCGGGCTCCCCCAGCAGGTGCTCGAGCTGCTGCGCGAGCTGCCCGAGGACACCTGGCACTCCTGGTTCGCGGACCTGCCGGCGAGCTCCCGGGTGCGCGCCCGCGTGCACAGCGTCCTCACCGGGGCCTCGCCCGGCCTGATCCGCACGGCCGAGGCCGTCTCCGTGCTGGGGCGCAGCGCGGGCCTGTCCGAGGTGGCCCACGTCAGCGGGGTGGACGCCCTGATGGACGCTCTCGACGAGGGCCACCGCGCCGGGCTGCTGGACCTCTCCGTGGACCAGGCCCGCTCGGTCGTGCAGTTCTTCGAGCCGGGCGCCGCGGAGGCCGTCTACGGGCTGATCGTGCCGAGCCGGCGGATCGCGCTGCACCGGCGGTCCGCGACCGTGGTGCAGGAGGAGGGCGAGCGGCTCGGCCACCGCGTCTCGGCCACCCCGGGGCCCGACGAGCCGCTGGCCGTGGAGCTCGAGGCCTTCGCCGCGCGGCAGGCGACGGTGGGCGCCTGGCAGGACGTCGCCACGGCGCTGTTCTCGGCGTCCCGGCTCTCCGCGGACACGCGCGCCCGCAACGACCGTCTGCTCCGGGCCGTGGACGCCCTGGTCGGCTCGGGCAACATCGCCCAGGCCGGCATGTGGGCGGCCGCCGTGGACGCCATGCCGTCCTCCCCGCTGCGCTCGTCGGTGCTCGGCTACCTCTCCACGGTGTCCGGGCAGAACCGCAGCGCGCAGACCCAGCTCGAGATGGCCTGGCGCACGAGCAACCGGCAGCGGGACCCCGCGGCCGCCGCGCAGATCGCCCAGCGCTTCGTGCTGCACGGCGTGGCCTCCTGGGACGGACCCGTCATCACCCGGTGGGCGGAGACCGCGATGTCCCTCACCGCCCCCGGCACCCCCGCCCACATCGAGTCCGAGGCGATCTACGGCCTGGGCCTCTTCGCCCAGGGGCGGCTGCGGGAGGCCGAGGCCTCCTACGAGCGCGCCTTCGAGCACGCGGCGGAGAACGCCCAGAAGCAGCGCGTCCAGATGGGCGCCGGGTGGCTCGCGCTGCGCGCCGACGACGTCGAGACGGCGCTCGTCAACTTCCAGGCGGCCGCCCCCACCGAGTACCGGGGCGGGTCCCTGCGGATCTCCCTGTGGGCGGAGGCCTGGCTGGCCCGCACCCAGCTGGTCCTGGGCGACTGGGACGCCGCGGCGGCCACCGTCTCCCGCGCCTCGGTGCGCCTCGAGACCTCGCAGATGCCGCTCATCCGCCCGCTCCTGTACTGGACCGCCGCGGAGCTGTGGTCGATGCGCGGGGACTGGGACCGGGCCCGCCACTACGTCTCCCAGGCCGCCGTGCAGCCGGGCACCTACCGGGCCATGCAGGTCCCGGCCAGTCTCGCGCGGGCCCGCTTCCACGAGGCCCGCGCCGACTACGAGAGCGCGCTGGGGGTGCTGCAGCCGCTGACGGACCTCGACCCGTGGACCGACGAGCGGGTCTCCTTCTGGCCGTGGCAGGACACCTACGTCAACGCCCTCGTGATGACCGACCGGCTCGAGGACGCGGACGCGTTCCTCACCGTGTTCGAGCGCGTGCGCCGCGAGCGGCGGATCCCCTCCGACGACGCCCGCATCTCCTGGGCCCGGGGCCGGATCCTCGCCGCGCAGGGGGACCCGGACACGGCGCGGGAGCACTTCGAGGCGGCCCTGGGCCACCTGCGCGGGCTCAACCGCCCGTACCTGCGCGCCCGGATCAGCTTCGCCTTCGGGCAGAGCATGCGCCGTGCGGGCAAGCGGCGCCTGGCGTCCACCGTGCTGCGGACCGCGCGGGACCTCTACGACTCGCTGGGCGCCGCCACGTACGTGGAGCGCTGCGACCGCGAGCTGAAGGCCACCGGTCTCGACGTCGGGAACCTGCCGGACCCCTCCGACCCGGTGCTCGCCGCCGTGGGCCGCACCGCCGTGCAGCTCACCGCCCAGGAGCAGGCGGTGGCGGAGCTGGTCTCGGGCGGGGCCACCAACAAGGAGACCGCGCGGGCCCTGTTCCTCGCGGAGAAGACCGTCCAGTACCACCTGACGCGCATCTACGGGAAGCTGGGGATCCGCTCCCGCAGCGAGCTCGCCGCCCGCTACCGCTCCACCGACTGA
- a CDS encoding flavin reductase family protein: MRTDITADRHGSFARAVKSLVVPRPIAWVSSRSAAGVDNLAPHSFFTVASENPTIVQFVSVGEKDSLRNIRQTGEFVVSFAPEGLFERINATSTDYPPEISEFDAVGLTREPSLTVAVPRVAESPAAIECRLHTDPIPVGNCFLVLGEVTHVVVDEEDMDERGPVVRTLRPIARLGRDEWGELGRIRSIRRVPYRDVAPEADLP, translated from the coding sequence ATGCGCACCGACATCACCGCCGACCGGCACGGCTCCTTCGCCCGGGCGGTCAAGTCCCTCGTGGTCCCCCGCCCCATCGCGTGGGTCAGCTCCCGCTCGGCCGCAGGCGTCGACAACCTGGCCCCGCACTCGTTCTTCACGGTCGCCTCGGAGAACCCCACGATCGTCCAGTTCGTCTCGGTCGGCGAGAAGGACAGCCTCCGCAACATCCGGCAGACCGGGGAGTTCGTGGTCAGCTTCGCGCCCGAGGGGCTGTTCGAGCGGATCAACGCGACCAGCACCGACTACCCTCCCGAGATCAGCGAGTTCGACGCCGTGGGCCTGACCCGTGAGCCCTCGCTCACCGTGGCCGTCCCCCGCGTGGCCGAGTCCCCCGCCGCCATCGAGTGCCGGCTGCACACGGACCCCATCCCCGTGGGCAACTGCTTCCTGGTCCTCGGCGAGGTCACGCACGTGGTCGTGGACGAGGAGGACATGGACGAGCGGGGCCCGGTCGTGCGGACGCTGCGCCCGATCGCGCGGCTCGGGCGCGACGAGTGGGGCGAGCTGGGCCGGATCCGGTCGATCCGGCGGGTCCCCTACCGGGACGTCGCCCCGGAGGCGGACCTGCCCTGA